In Chlamydiales bacterium STE3, the DNA window AGTGAGTGTTCAACGTTTTACAAATATCCATGTTTCCCTCAACGAATATTACAAGATCTTAGTAGCCAAGCTAAAAGAATTATCCTATCCCTATGAAGCGCATATGCAAATCATTAATCGAGCCCCGGATAGCCTGCTGGCCGAATGGTGGATTGATAAAGGGAGCCCTCTTGCGCAACACGAATGGTTGAGAATGTTTAAAACACCTAGTTCGATTATGCTTTTACGCTACACAACAAAGCAACTCAACGAGGTAGAAAAAGTGCGAAGGACTTGGGAAAAAATTCTTAATGATGCTTCCATTTTATCCAAAGGGGATTGTTCTTAAATTAATGACACAATCTTGCTATCTCTCTGTTAAAGTGATTCCCAACGCGCCAAAAAATCAAATTATAGGATGGGAGGACGATGAACTGAAAGTGAAAATTACTACCATTCCAGAAAAAGGAAAGGCTAATGACGCTTTAGTGCGCTTCTTAGCAAAATCGCTGCAAATTTCTCCCTCTTGCTTGAACATTGTGTCGGGCTTGACCTCAAGGCATAAGCGTCTTCTTATCAATGGAGTATCTTCCGAACAAGTGTTTAGTTTGCTTAAAAAATTGTGAGGAACAAATCCTTCTGACATAAAACTTCAGCTATTTTACCTATAAAAAACTTACATTATCTGGCCCCCAATCAAGCATTAGATGCTGTTTTACGAATACACTTTCATCGATCTAACCTTGTTAGGAAATTATTTGCTATCTCAAGGTGTTTTTTTAGAATGCTGGGGTCCATCTTGTCTAACTGTTTGATCAATACAAGCAATCGGGGTTGCCGCGAGAAAAAAGTTTTATGGCGGTTTAAGAAACGCCAAAAAAGGGCATCCCAAATTTGACACCATTCGCCAGAAGGGTAGTTGCTCATCTTGCGAATATAGTTTGAACTGCAGATGTAGGGTTTTGTGGCCATCAGTCCTCCATCTGCATACTGACTCATACCATAGACATTCGGAACCATCACCCAGTCATAGGCATCAATGAACATTTCCATAAACCATCGGTAGATTTCAGTTGGGTCAAATTCACAAAGAAGCATAAACGTACCAAGGACCATTAGTCGTTCAATATGATGGCAATAAGCATATTGGTGTAACCGCGCAATGGTATTATCAACAGGAAGTATGCCTGTTGTCGCTGAGTAAAAGGAAGAAGGGATTTTTCGATGATGTTGCCAAAAATTCTTTTTTCTCTGCTGCACATGTGCCGTGCAATAAACTCCTCGCACAAACTCACGCCAACCAATAACTTGTCTTATAAACCCTTCCAGTGAATTCAATGGTACGTTATGGCAGTCTACATAATCAACGACAGCCTCAATAACATCTTTTGGGGTCAATAGTCCAATGTTTAGGTAGGGGCTAAGCAAGGAATGCATTAAGCTCATTTCATCCTTTACAATCGCATCTTGATAAAGGCCAAACAGCTCTAACCGGTGATGGATAAAATCTTTTAGATGCTCTTTTGCCTCCTTGGTTGTCGTTGCAAAGGAAAATGTTTCTAAATCACCTAAATTATTTCCAAAATACTTTTCCGTGTATTGGAAAGCTTCGAGGACATGTTCAGTTCGTTTTGCTTTAATCCTCTTTGGAAAAAAGAAATCTTTAGGCGCTTTTCGCCGATTTTCGCTATCATATGTCCAATGGCCACCTAAAGGCTTACCTTCTGGTGTCAGCAAAAGATCTAATCGCTTTCTTTGATAAGTATAAAAGGGCGTGAAGGCATAGTGTTTTAAAGGTGCAAAGTAATGGCCAATTTCTTCTGATGGCATTAAGAAAGAGGGCGTATCAACAATTTTTAGTTCTAGGCCAAGGTGTTTAGCGGCTTTTCGAATTCTTTTTTCTACAATGCAATCAATAGGATCAACGACTTGTAGCTCATTAAATTGTTGCTTACGAAAAAGCTTCATGTAGGAGACTGCGCCATTCTGAAGGTCCTCCGCTTCCACATACAGCGTGCTATGGCCTTTTCGACTAAGCTCTTTCTCATAAGCCTTCATTGTGGCCCGATGCAGGGCGATTTTTTGCTTATGAAAATTAACTGGATATTTGTGATCTTTAAAAAAGAGAGCATCTTCAGCCAAAATGACAAGGCTATCTTTATCACTAATACAGGGGTGGGAAGCAAAAAGCTGATGCGGAAGAACTAAGACGGCAATCCTTTTTTTTGCAATCATAAACCCCTCCGTGTCATAAAAATGATGTAGGAATTACTATACTGCCTGGCTACCTGTTTTGTCAAAATTGAAAGCACTTGTTTGAATAAAAATCGATAAGCAATAAAGGCATTTTACTCCCTCCGAGAGAAAACTTTCTC includes these proteins:
- a CDS encoding hypothetical protein (Product derived from UniProtKB/Swiss-Prot:Q9Z854;UPF0235 protein CPn_0497/CP_0257/CPj0497/CpB0517); the encoded protein is MMLPFYPKGIVLKLMTQSCYLSVKVIPNAPKNQIIGWEDDELKVKITTIPEKGKANDALVRFLAKSLQISPSCLNIVSGLTSRHKRLLINGVSSEQVFSLLKKL
- a CDS encoding Deoxyribodipyrimidine photolyase-like protein (Product derived from UniProtKB/Trembl:I0AGX1), translated to MIAKKRIAVLVLPHQLFASHPCISDKDSLVILAEDALFFKDHKYPVNFHKQKIALHRATMKAYEKELSRKGHSTLYVEAEDLQNGAVSYMKLFRKQQFNELQVVDPIDCIVEKRIRKAAKHLGLELKIVDTPSFLMPSEEIGHYFAPLKHYAFTPFYTYQRKRLDLLLTPEGKPLGGHWTYDSENRRKAPKDFFFPKRIKAKRTEHVLEAFQYTEKYFGNNLGDLETFSFATTTKEAKEHLKDFIHHRLELFGLYQDAIVKDEMSLMHSLLSPYLNIGLLTPKDVIEAVVDYVDCHNVPLNSLEGFIRQVIGWREFVRGVYCTAHVQQRKKNFWQHHRKIPSSFYSATTGILPVDNTIARLHQYAYCHHIERLMVLGTFMLLCEFDPTEIYRWFMEMFIDAYDWVMVPNVYGMSQYADGGLMATKPYICSSNYIRKMSNYPSGEWCQIWDALFWRFLNRHKTFFSRQPRLLVLIKQLDKMDPSILKKHLEIANNFLTRLDR
- a CDS encoding Uncharacterized protein (Product derived from UniProtKB/Trembl:F8KYZ7), whose amino-acid sequence is MPLFKHIFFLLVITFSSSSLHSTSNTCEELLHFVFDDRQWKKSFEESNEESSIIEFTLENESIKNWSELVSVQRFTNIHVSLNEYYKILVAKLKELSYPYEAHMQIINRAPDSLLAEWWIDKGSPLAQHEWLRMFKTPSSIMLLRYTTKQLNEVEKVRRTWEKILNDASILSKGDCS